The sequence below is a genomic window from Deltaproteobacteria bacterium.
AATTTCCTGGGTGCGGAGGTATTGGACATTGGCCGTCAACAAAGAGAAGCCTTGATAGATAATACCCTCGGCGTTGCAAATTTGCCGCACATGATAGTCCCAACCCATCTGCGCATAGCAACGATTCTGCACCATCATCGGTTTGACCTTGACCTGTTCACACAGGAGCTTTAGCTGCGGCGCGGTGATGTTACTGACGCCGATCATCTTCGTCTTGCCCGCATGATAAAGCGCCTCCATGGCGGCCCACACTTCCCAATCGCGATCGTCCAATCCGCGCCGCGAATAAGGCGAATGCAGAACGTAAGAATCGAGATAATCGGTGTGCAGGTGTTTGAGCGAGATCGCGAACGACTGCGTTACTTGATCGGTGATCCTCGCCGAAGCATCGTAGGGCTCTTGACCGCCCTGGCCGTCGGGCGAGGTGAACTTGGTCTGGACAAACAAGCTTTCCCGTTTGACACCTTTCTTGGCAAGCGCAAGCAAGGCGTCACCCACCAAAGCTTCTTGATAATGAATCAACTGATTCGCCGTATCGATCGCGGTGAATCCCGACTCCACCGCCAGCTCGACCAAGCGCGCGGTGGCCTCTTTTTTCCAAGCCGTGCCGTACATAAAACTCGGAACGGTGATCTGGTTGTGACTGATCAATGCCATGACACCAATGCTATTAGAGTTCACCGGACAAAGATAGCGCCTTCGCGGACCTTTGCAGCGGAGCATGTGCGCGCCTCAGTGCAAGCTCTAGAATTCGATTAGGCTAGCAGGAACGCCCGCTCGACTTTGCTCGGGGGGCCAAGAATTTTGCTGGTGCAAGATTCTTGGGGAACCAGACTTCCATGAGGCTCTCGGTGCACGTGGCCGCAAAAATCTCCGCGCTCTGCGAGATGTTCCCGCAAAGGGCGAAGACCCAGATTATTAACGACCTCTTATCGACGGCATTGGAGCAGTTAGAGAAATCGCTCGAAGGTACCCATCCCTGGGAGGAGAGCGAAGAAGGCCTCGAGAATCTCCCCACGCAGAAAACGAACTACCAGGCATTGGTTAAAAAACATTTGGAGGAAGTCGAGGCGAGCGATCGCGGCGCTGCAGTTGAACCCATGCCCGCTGGGCGTAGACGAACAGGAAAATGAAAGCAACGCAGATCAGAGCGGAAGAAGGACGAAGCGCCCGAAGAGACGCGTACGAGTCGCGCCCTGTCGGCGGCATACAATGGCAGACCTCGACGATGTTCTCCGTCAGATTATCCGCGAGGAACTCCCGGCGAGGTGATGAAGAATGACCCCAATAGAGCTCGAATCCTCAATAGGCAATAACAGTGGCAGAACTAATCATCGGATCATGAGACTTCCCGAAGTAAAAGCGATCACGGGCCTATCTCGAAGCACGATCTATTTTCGAATCGCACTGGGGACGTTCCCGAAACAGGTTCCCTTAGGCGGACGTACAGTCGGCTGGTTGGAGGCTGAAATCCAAAATTGGTTACACGAGCAGGTCGAAGCAAGCCGGCAACCGGGTGAGTCAAATTCATCATGGAATTGATTGTGGGCCGGGAAGGCACTGACTTTTCGGCGCGGCATGACCACACTGCTTGCCGCATGCGGGTAAGCCTGCATGCCGAAATATTCAACCGCCGTTGAGTACGTCCCGCTTTTAGACTGACAGTGATTCGCTACCTGCCTTGAGCCCATCCAAATAATCCGCCCAAGCCTGCATCATCTTGCGTCGTTCAGGTAGATGCTCGGCGAAATTATAAGCGGCACTGACCGTGTTACGATCAGCGTGAGCCAGCTGACGTTCTATCGCTTGATGATTCCAGCCTTGCTCGTGCAATAGCGTGGACGCCATACTGCGGAAGCCATGGCCGGTCATCTCGTCTTTCGTGTATCCCATCCGCCTCAGCGCGGCGAGAACAGCGTTTTCGCTCATCGGCCGCTCGTGTGTACGCGCACTAGGGAAGATATAGCGAGGCATGTGCGGTCGCGCGACGAACTCTCGATTGGTCACGGGCTCGAGCTCTCGGAAGATCTCAACTGCCTGGCGCGAAAGAGGAACGATGTGCTGTTCGCGCATCTTCATCCGCGCCGCGGGTATACGCCACTCGGCCTTTTGTAGATTGATCTCTAGCCACTGTGCACGGCGAAGTTCCCCCGGCCGAACGAACACCAGCGGCGCGAGCCGCAGCGCGCATTTAGTCACGATATAACCCTGATAGGAGTCGATGGCTCGAAGCAGTTCGGCGATTCTCTTGGGCTCTATGATCGACGCGTGATGCTTTTCCTTCGGCGGGGGAACGGCGCCGCGAAGATCGCCCGTCGGATCGCGATCGGCGCGACCCGTCGCAACAGCGTAACGGAAAACTTGCCCGCAGTTCTGCAATGCACGATGGGTGGTTTCGAGGGCACCGCGGTTTTCAATTCGACGCAATACTGTGAGCAATTCGGGTGCCTTGATTTCCGCGATAGGTCTCTTCCCAAGCCATGGGAAGATGTCATTTTCGAGTCGACGCAAAATCCGCTCCCCATGACCGGGTGTCCAACCACCCGAAAACTTCTTGTGCCACTCTCGAGAAATCGCTTCAAAACTCTCCGCGCCTGTTTGCGCGATTTTCGCCGCCTTACGTGCCTCGCCAGGGTCGATGCCATTGGCGAGATCTGAGCGCGCGTTGTCACGTCTCTGCCTCGCCGCTTTTAAACTCACCTCGGGATAGACTCCAAAGGAAATGCCTTTCTCCATGCCACCATAGCGATATTTCCAACGCCACCACTTCCTGCCGGCGGGAGTGACGAGCAGATACAGGCCACCACTATCGAATAACTTGAAGGGCTTCGCCTGAGGTTTCGCAGAACGAATGGCTACGTCAGTCAGCGGCATGTGGGGGTAACTCACTTTCCATGTCTACCAGTTGCCCCCAAAGTTACCCCAAATATGGGGTAGCTCTGGCTGGACAGCATCGGACCATGCCGGACATTATATACTATATAGTTTTATATTTACAGAGACTTATTGGACTTATTGGGATCAGGCCGGATGTGAAATTGGTGGAGGCGGGGGGAATCGAACCCCCGTCCGAAGGTCTTCCGCCAGATATGACTACATGCTTAGCCGATGTTTTGGTTTCGCTTTACGATCCCCCAGCGGCTGGGTCTCTCAAGCTATCCGGCTTGGATCTCGGCCTCATCACCCCCGGCGGGAGAATCGGCCCATCCCACTAAATGACGTCTTATCCAATCCCGTGGGAGAAAACCGGTAAGACGCTAGCTGCGGTTAGGCAGCCAGTTTGTATTCGAAATTGTCTGCGTTTAATTTGCAGAGCTGTTTGTTTAACGGGACAACAGCACCCCGGCATGCCACTCTGACTTCCCACCCCCGTCGAAACCACATCGCCCCCATGTTTTGAAAGTGTAATCATTCGACGGCGCAAATGCCAGTCTCCGGGCGGCGGTTTCAGCAACGAGCCTTGGCGTCATCTTGCGATACGCTTGGCCAGTTCACGCGGCGAGCCCATCGCCAGCGACATCGGAACCATCAAAGCGCTGATGACGATGAGTCCCCAGATGGCGATGGAATAGCTGCCCTTCCAGTCAAAAATGAGCCCCATCACCAGCGGGCCGACGACGCCAGCACCGACAGAGGATCCTTGCAAAATACCCAAGATGCCACCGATGGTGCGCGTGCCAAACATGATGCTGCCAACGGCGCCGCGCATCGGCACGAGGCAGCCAAAGCTGACACCGAACAACAGCGCGAAGGGCACCGTAGCCCAGACCGAGCGAACCGCCACCACCTGCAGATATAAAAGACCAATCCCCATCATCGCGGCGACAGCGGCCAAGACGATGCGGTAGTCCATTCTATCCAACAGCCAACCGCCGCCCACCCGGCCGATGCCGCTGAAGACAAACATGATCGACATGACGACCGACGCCCAGGCGGCGCTCAGTCCGATGTCCTGCTGCAAGTACGGAATCATGTGGACTTGGAAGGCTGAGTTGACGATAAAAGTGCCGGCCAAGTAGGTCGTGAAGAGCCAGAACTCTTTGGTGCGCAGCACCGCGCGGAGCGTCAGGCCGGCATCGGGCTGCTGGCGCGCGGCGCTCGCGCCGCCAACAGTCGCGCCACACTTTTCCGGCGGGTCGCCATCGGGGCGCAGGCCGTAGGGCTCGGGGCGGTCGCGCACAATCATACTGAGCAGAGTGATGCTGACCAGCACCAGCACGCCATAGCCGATCAGCACCGCGCGCCAGCCGTAGGCGTCGATGATCTGCGTGTTAAGAATGACGATAGGCGAGCCGAAAATCGGACCGGTGACGGCAATGCCGGTAGCCAAGCCACGATTGCGGCGAAACCAGCGCGAGATGATCACCGGCCAGGTGACCGCGTGGCTGACGCCCGACGCGCCAAGGGAAACGATCACGAAAAAAACAAAAAAGGTCACGACGCCGGTGGTAAAGCCCAAGCCGACAAAGCCAATGCTCGAAACCACCGCGCTCCAAAAAATTAATTTGCGCGCGCTGACACGATCGAGCAAGAAACCAATCGCCGGGCTAACGATGCCCGACTCCAACTGGCGCAGCGACATAGCCGCCGACAATACCCAGCGGTCCCAGCCAAAGGTGCGCTCGATGGGGATCATCAGAACGCCGAAGCCTTGGAAGTAGGCTGCGGAGAAAATCGTGTTGGTGAGAACGCTGGCGGCCACCAAGTACCATCCGAAAAAAATTCTCGGCTTGTGGCCCAGCTTGGCAGCCGTGTCATTCATGCCGCGCTTCCGCGGCGATCGCAGTTTTCAGAGAAAATCATCGCGTTGGCTCGAAGAGGTATCTCTGCACCATCGCAAGTTTTTAAGTTTCTTGCCAGTGAAAAGTGCATTCACGCCAAAATCATCGCCCCCCCAGCTAAGAATCGGCTAGCTGCGGGCTCTTTCCGACTCCCTCCGCGCAAGCCCGTTGACCCGCCCCGGCGCTTTCGTTTCGGGCTTCGCTGACCTAACGATTGTTGCCACGACAGGACAGTCGCTGCAGTTCTAGTCGAAAAATTTCGGCATCGAATCGGCAATACGTTGCTCTTGAGGAGACATAGCTATGGGAACAACAGTTATTGCCTGGCATGAGTTCTTTGCGGCGCTGGGCCGCCAGCCGGCCGCGGCTTTAAGCGAGTGGCTGAGCGCTTGGCGCTTTGGCGAGGAGGGGGTCAGCCTGCGAGTTGAATTCGCGAAACAATTACCAGCGTACGAAGACGCCACACCGGCTGCCGCCCCGGCGTGTAGCGAGAAACTCCATTGAACCCGGCCGTGGCGTATCCGCTTTTCTTGAAAGCGCTCGGCTTCGGTTTGATCTGGCTGTCGTTTGTGCTGGTCTTAGCAGCCTTGCTGCTCTCGCAGCGCCGCGAATATTTTCTGGGTGAACCCTACAAATATGTCATCACGCTAGCGGTTGCCGTGCTTGGCCTGTGCGCGATGATCGCGCTTGGTGTTGTCTCCGCAAAGAGCCAGAGCCATCAAAGCATTCGTTCATCGTTCGATCGAGGATAAATCACCTTATGTTGCGCGCTCGTTTCATCGCGACCTTACTGTTCATCGCACTCTCGCTCTTTGCGCACAACACTGGCGCTGAAGCAAGTGCCACCTCTGGCAAAGTCGCCATCGATAGCCAATCCCTCGCCGCGGGCATCGGTTTTAGCTGGGGCAGCGGCGCCCTCGTTTTCGACGGACGGAAGTATCCTTTTTCGTTCGACGGCGTGACCTTCATGGACTTCGGCTTCAGTCGCGCCAACGCCGTGGGAGAAGTCCACAACTTGGCCGACCTCGCAAAGTTCAACGGCACCTATTTCGCCACCGAAGCCAATCTTGCGGTCGGGGGCGGAGGCGGCCTCATGACTTTGCGCAATGAACATGGAGTGGTCATGCACTTGGCATCGATCTCTCAAGGCGCGCGGCTCCAGATTGGCACCAGTGGCTTACGGGTAAACCTGTGGCAGCGTCTGCACTGAGCCGCAATCGAGTAAGAACATTCACATAGCCCGTGCCCGCTTCAATATTATGCATCATACCTCGGGCGAGTCTGCCTCGGCCTCATGACGCGTTGCCCAACGAAAACGCACTTCATGTCTCTTTCGGCACTGGCACGGTGCTCGCAATTGAGATGGTATCGGGAGGGAGCAACCATGCGCCACGGCAGACTTCTAATAGTGCCAGCGATCCTGTCTTTGATACTAACACAAACGCCTCAAGTCTTGGCCGCCGACTACTACACGTATTGCGATCCGGACGGCAGACTCGTCATCTCCAACAAGAAACCGCCCGAGGGCAGTAAGATCATCAAGAAGCAGCAGCTGCCGGATACCCCCAAAGAGGCAGCCAACGTGTCCGACGATGGCACAACGGCCAAAATCGAAAGCGGCGAGCCGGCCAAAAGCGCCGGAGCCTCGGCGCAGTGCATTGAACGCCCACAAAAACGCAGCATCCGCATGAGCATGGTTGCATGAGCATGGTTGCATGAGCTAAAAACATCAACCAAGCAATAGAGGAAACAACTATGATAAGGAAATTTGGCAAGTTGATGTTGTCGACAACGACATTTCTGATCGGCTTCTACGTTGCGACCATCATGAGGAACGTGTTCTATGCGATCTATGGCACACCGCAGCCGTTTTAGAGTTTCAAAGCAACGCTAAGGTCCTCTTCTTCACTGCAGCGCAACCCGAACTCCACCAAAGCATTCTCTTCCTTAAAGTCGCATTGACTTTCACGGCAGCGCAGTACATGTAGTAACCAGCCTTGCGCCTTAGGTTACTATGAAATATCTGCGTTTCACCGTGCACTCGTTTGCCCTCGCGATCCTTTGCACCACGGCACCCTGTGCCTGGAGCGCGGAACGCACGCCGGAAAAAGTCCGCATTGCCGTTTCGTCAAAGTCGCTGGGCTTCCTCGACACCTGGGCCGCCAAGGAGCGCGGCTTTTTTCGCAAACATGGGCTCGAGGCGGAAGTTATCGCCATGCGTCCGCCGCTCACCATCGGCGCGCTACAAGCCGGCGAGATCGACTATGCCATCGGCGCTAGCACGACTTCGCGCGGCGCCATCTCTGGCGCGCCGGTGCGGATCGTCTCTTTGGCGCTGCGCTCGTCGTTTCATACGTTAGTCACGCGGCCCCAGATCAAGACGATCGCTGACTTGCGAGGCAAGACCATCGCCGTGACTGTCGGCGCGGCCGACGATTTCGTTGCGCGCCACCTGTTGCGGCGCGGCGGCGTCGAACCACGCGAGGTTCAATTCGTCAACATGGGCGGCTCCGACACACGGTTTCCGGCGCTGGCCACCGGCACCATCGACGCGTCACCGCTTTCGTTGCCATTTTTCCTGGTGGCTAAAAGACAGGGCTACAATCTTCTCGGCACCGCAGTCGACGTATTGGAAATGGCCACCGTCGGCATCGGAACATCAACCCGCAAGATTCAGCAGGAGCGCGAGCAAGTGAAGAAAATGATCCGCGCCCAAGTGGACACGCTGCGCTGGATCAAGACCCAAAGAAACGAAGTCGTGCCATTCTTGCAGAAATTCTACGACCTCGACGAAGCCATGGCAATGGAGTCACACGCGATTTACGCGAAGCTGATCATCGACGATGCGCGCCCGCTGGGGAATGCGATCAAGACCGTGCTCGACCAGCAGGGCAAGCCGGATCTGCCTTTGGATCGCGTGGTCGATGCTTCGCTCGTCGAAGAAGTGCTGCGCGAGCGGAGATAGCGTTTTTAAAGTAACGATATCGCGATAGGTATTTTAACTGAATTTTTCACCACGAAGACGCGAAGGACACGAAGGTTTTGTAAGAACAAATTTCCGAACTTCGTGCTCTTCGTGCCTCCTTCGTGGTGAATACATTTCTACGGAACGCTTAAGAATCTGGGATGGCTGATAACAGCATTCGCATAGTCGACATCGACGGCCATGTGCGCGAGGCCGACGATCTCTTTGAAAAATATCTCGAAGCCCCCTACCGCGACCGCGCGCCCAAGATCGAAAAGGTCGCCAATGGCCAGTTGCTTTTCAAACTTGAAGGCAACATGCATCACCGGCGACCGGATGAATCGCCGTTTAGAATCAAGACCGACGGCACGCCGGTGAACGAAGGACGCCATCTCGCGACTAATCCTAAGCAACGCCTCCAAGCGATGGATCGCGACCGCATCGAGCGCGGTCTGTTATTTCCCTCGGC
It includes:
- a CDS encoding aldo/keto reductase, with amino-acid sequence MALISHNQITVPSFMYGTAWKKEATARLVELAVESGFTAIDTANQLIHYQEALVGDALLALAKKGVKRESLFVQTKFTSPDGQGGQEPYDASARITDQVTQSFAISLKHLHTDYLDSYVLHSPYSRRGLDDRDWEVWAAMEALYHAGKTKMIGVSNITAPQLKLLCEQVKVKPMMVQNRCYAQMGWDYHVRQICNAEGIIYQGFSLLTANVQYLRTQEIHDIAGRLGTGPAQVIFRFAMQIGMLPLTGTTSEQHMKEDLAAEKLAPLTAEEMQLVETIAL
- a CDS encoding AlpA family phage regulatory protein yields the protein MTPIELESSIGNNSGRTNHRIMRLPEVKAITGLSRSTIYFRIALGTFPKQVPLGGRTVGWLEAEIQNWLHEQVEASRQPGESNSSWN
- a CDS encoding DUF4102 domain-containing protein encodes the protein MPLTDVAIRSAKPQAKPFKLFDSGGLYLLVTPAGRKWWRWKYRYGGMEKGISFGVYPEVSLKAARQRRDNARSDLANGIDPGEARKAAKIAQTGAESFEAISREWHKKFSGGWTPGHGERILRRLENDIFPWLGKRPIAEIKAPELLTVLRRIENRGALETTHRALQNCGQVFRYAVATGRADRDPTGDLRGAVPPPKEKHHASIIEPKRIAELLRAIDSYQGYIVTKCALRLAPLVFVRPGELRRAQWLEINLQKAEWRIPAARMKMREQHIVPLSRQAVEIFRELEPVTNREFVARPHMPRYIFPSARTHERPMSENAVLAALRRMGYTKDEMTGHGFRSMASTLLHEQGWNHQAIERQLAHADRNTVSAAYNFAEHLPERRKMMQAWADYLDGLKAGSESLSV
- a CDS encoding MFS transporter, with the protein product MNDTAAKLGHKPRIFFGWYLVAASVLTNTIFSAAYFQGFGVLMIPIERTFGWDRWVLSAAMSLRQLESGIVSPAIGFLLDRVSARKLIFWSAVVSSIGFVGLGFTTGVVTFFVFFVIVSLGASGVSHAVTWPVIISRWFRRNRGLATGIAVTGPIFGSPIVILNTQIIDAYGWRAVLIGYGVLVLVSITLLSMIVRDRPEPYGLRPDGDPPEKCGATVGGASAARQQPDAGLTLRAVLRTKEFWLFTTYLAGTFIVNSAFQVHMIPYLQQDIGLSAAWASVVMSIMFVFSGIGRVGGGWLLDRMDYRIVLAAVAAMMGIGLLYLQVVAVRSVWATVPFALLFGVSFGCLVPMRGAVGSIMFGTRTIGGILGILQGSSVGAGVVGPLVMGLIFDWKGSYSIAIWGLIVISALMVPMSLAMGSPRELAKRIAR
- a CDS encoding DUF4124 domain-containing protein, which gives rise to MTRCPTKTHFMSLSALARCSQLRWYREGATMRHGRLLIVPAILSLILTQTPQVLAADYYTYCDPDGRLVISNKKPPEGSKIIKKQQLPDTPKEAANVSDDGTTAKIESGEPAKSAGASAQCIERPQKRSIRMSMVA
- a CDS encoding ABC transporter substrate-binding protein gives rise to the protein MKYLRFTVHSFALAILCTTAPCAWSAERTPEKVRIAVSSKSLGFLDTWAAKERGFFRKHGLEAEVIAMRPPLTIGALQAGEIDYAIGASTTSRGAISGAPVRIVSLALRSSFHTLVTRPQIKTIADLRGKTIAVTVGAADDFVARHLLRRGGVEPREVQFVNMGGSDTRFPALATGTIDASPLSLPFFLVAKRQGYNLLGTAVDVLEMATVGIGTSTRKIQQEREQVKKMIRAQVDTLRWIKTQRNEVVPFLQKFYDLDEAMAMESHAIYAKLIIDDARPLGNAIKTVLDQQGKPDLPLDRVVDASLVEEVLRERR